ACGAGGCCGCGCGGAGCCCGGGGGCCATCGTCGTGCTCGCCGGTGATCTGAACGACGTTCCCGGCTCGCCGCCCCTCGAGGCCCTGCTCGAAGGGGGTGCGATCGTGTCGGCGGCGGCGGGGCGTGCGCCGTGGGAGCTCGGCACCTATCCGTACGGAGGAGGGCTCTTGGCCATCGACCACGTGCTCGTGGCCGCGCGTGCGCCGGGGAGGGCCGTGCCCGAGTCGTTCCAGGTGTTCCGAGAGGCGAAATCGGGCTGGGCGGGCTCGGACCACGGCGCTGTCCGCGTGCACCTGACGCGCTGACCAAGCGGCGCCCTTCGCACCCGAGCCTCGGCGTTCACCCCTCCGCCAGCGGCTCCCCCCGTGCCGCCCTGGCGCCGTCCAAGGCCGCAGCGACGATGCTCCGCGCGTAGGGGACGAACCGAGCCCCCGCGGCCGAGAGCCGGACGCCCCGAGGCCCTCGCTCGAAGAGAGTCACGCCGAGCTCCGCTTCCAGCTCGCGGATCTTGCGGGTGAGGGGCGGCTGCGAGATGTGGAGCCGCCGCGACGCCGACGTCACGCTCCCCGCCTCGGCCACGGCGAGGAAACCTTCGATTTGAGAGAAGCTCACGCGTAGATCGTAGCCGAGCACGTTCGAGCTCCCCATACCGAATCGGTATGAGCGCCGAGACCACGAGGCGCGTAGGCAAGAGCGCATGGCCACCGCCGAGATCCTCTCGCCACGTGAGATTCGGAAGATGCACGACGCGGGGCGCGCTGCCGCCACGACCCTCGCGCGGGTCCTCGCCGAGCTCGGACCGGGTACGAGCACCCAGGCCATCGACAGGCTCGTACGCGAGGACACCGCGGCCCGCGGCGGGCGGCCGTCGCAGCTCGGATACCATGGGTTTCCGGCCGCGGTATGTACGAGCCGCAACCAGGTCGTGTGTCACGGAATCCCGAGGAAGAACGAGGTCTTGCAAGACGGAGACATCGTGAACGTCGACGTCACTACCGAGCTCTTCGGCTTTCACGGCGACACCTCGGCGACGGCATTCGTGGGGACGCCGAGCCCCGAAGCCCGACACGTCGTCGACGCGGCCCGGGCTTGCCTTCGTGCGGGGCTCTCGGTGGTGCGCGAGGGAGCTCGGCTCGGCGACGTCGGCGCCGCGATCGAGGAGGTCGCACGACGCCTCGGGTGCTCGGTGGTGCGCGACTTCGGCGGGCACGGGATCGGGCGCAAGATGCACATGGAGCCTCACGTGAGCCACGTCGGCACGCGGGGCACGGGGCTCCGTCTGCGCGCGGGGATGGCGTTCACGATCGAGCCCATGGTCAACCTCGGGACCGAGCGCGTGCGCGTGCTCGACGACGGGTGGACCGTGGTGACGCTCGATGGCAGCCTCTCCGCCCAGTTCGAGCACACGCTGATCGTCACACGCGAGGGCTACGAGCTGACCACTCTCCTGCCCGAGGCTCACCGAGCAGGAGACGGTTCTTCGGCGTGATCTCGGCCGGGATGAGCTGCGACCGAACGTCGTAGCCCTCCTGGCGCAAGCGCGCGGCGCGGGTCACGTCGATCGCGAGAGCTGCGTCGAGCCAACCCCCGAGCCCTCCGCCGTCGGAGAGTGAAACGTCGTGGCAACATGGGAGCACGGCGACCCGCGCACGCGCCGCGATGGCCTGGCTCAGCACCACGTCGGTCAGGGCGCCGCACGCGTGCGCAGAGACGAGCACGTCTCCCGCGTGCACGTCCACGCCCGCGACGTCACCGCGCACGAGCTCGATACGACCTTCGAGCCGCGGCCACTCGCGCACGAGGGCGTCCCGCACCTTCTCGGCGCTCTTCGGGAGCGCGCGATCCACGCAGACGGCGCGCTCGGACGTGGCGTCGAGGAGCAGCATGAGCCCCCCGAGGAGGCCGTGCCCACAGGCGAGGTCGAGGACGCGCCCCCCTCGAAAGTGCCGACGTGTGCGCCGCGCGACCTCCCACGCCTCGTAGAGCTCCTTGCGCGGGAGCACCGACAGGTCGCACATCACGCGAGCGACCTTGTGAAAGAGGCTCGCCCCGTCGAACCGCGCGAGCGAACCGGGGGTGAGTCGCGCGCGGCTCGACGGATCGAAGGACATCCCACGCGAGGATAGGCGAACAAAAAGACGACGGGTACCGCCCCTCGAAGAGGCGATACCCGGTCCCTCGCTCGCCTACGGGCGGCGTGGTTGCCTTCAGGCCTTGGCGGCCTTCTTCTTGGCGGGCGCCGGCACCGACTTGGGCGCGGCTTTCGTGCGCACCGTCGACTCTTCGCCTTCGATCGGGCCGTGGCTCCGCTCGATGGGACGCGTGGTGATGACCGCCACGACGGACGCGACGATGTCGTCGACGACCGCTTCCGCGTGGAGACCGCCCTGGGTCTTCCCGAGGCGGATGTAGTCGGTCACGCCCGTGTAGATGATCGCGTTCACGCGGTTCATGCGGAGCTCGACCAGCGCAGCGGGCACGTCCGACGGGATGTGCTGGCGCATCCGCTCGCGAATGGCGACGGCGCCCTCGCCCCTCGACGAGGCCATCGTGGAGAGCGGGTACGCGGGGCTCGAGACGAGCTCGGCGCAGACCGCGAGATAGGCGCGCCCACCGTCGACGTCTTCGACCTTGTCCACGATGGGACGGACGAGGAGCGACACGAGCTTCGAGAGGTCGAGCGGACCCCACGCCTCGACGTGCTTCAAGGTGGCGAGCCACCCCGTCTGTATCGGAATCGAGTGACGCTCGAGGATGGCATCGAGCATGCCTCGCTTGTCACCGAAGTGATAGAGGACTGCCGAGTGGTTGCGCTGGCCCGCCTCGAGAGCGATCTCTCGGAGCGAAACGGCCGCGACACCGTCGCGCAGGATGAGCTTCTCAGCGGCGCGGAGGAGCGCCAGGCGGGTATCATCGCTCTTTTTCACGAGTCTGATGATAGCGCGGAGCAAGACGCCGTGGTGCCGTTTTGTCTCTTCCGACGACGAATTCGGACACCTCTCCGGTTCGGCCCCCGTTCCGCCCTTCGGCACGACAGGGTGCTAAGCCTAGTGACCACCCCCCGAGGAGCGCCCACCCATGAGCCGATTCCCCGGCAGTGCACTGCCGCCAAAGCTAGAGAATCCATCAAGAATTCCCGAGGTCGACGGCTACGCGGTGCGGGCCCGAATCGGGTTCGCGGAGGCCGCCGACCTCGCCAAACGCGCTATCGTCGAGAGGGCCCTCCGCCCCGCCGACCTCGGGGACCCCGAACGCGACGCACCGCGTCTCGGGTGGGTCCCCTTCTGGCGAGTCGACGCGAGCGTCGATGGGTTTCATCTGGGCTTGTCCGGCGTGCGCGTCGGAAACGTCCCGCTTCCCACGGGTGGCACCAAGCACAAGGACGCCGTCTTGCTCGTGTGCGCGAGGAGGGCGTTTCCCTACGAGCTCGGGCTCCCGAGCTGGCTCTCGGGCGTCGTCGGAGACACCGAGCCCATCGAGCTCGACATCGCCGAGCTCGAGTCGCTCGCGAGCTACACGCCCGAGGGTGGTGAGCTCGTCGACGCCGACGTCTCTCGCGAGGCCGCGGAGCGAGACGCGACCACCTTGCTCACGCGCGCCATCGCCCCCCAGAGCGCGCTCTACGTCGACACGAAGCACCGCGTTCGTTCGGCGCTCTTCGTGAGGGTGCCCCTCTACGTGATCCGCTATCGGTACGAGGGCGAGGCGAGGGCGCGCGTGGGCGAAGAGTTCTTCGTCGTGATCTCGGGGCGAACGGGCAAGGTCGTGTCCGCGCACCATCCGTCGGCCGCACGCGCCGCCGCCGCTCGTGTGCGCAGGTTCCTCACGTTCAAGTGACGGGGGCTTCGGGGGCGAGCACCCGGGCGTCGGTCACCACGAGCTTCACGGCGACGTCGTGGGAGAGCGTGGGGACCTCGACGAGGAGCTGGTAGTCGAACGCGACCACGACCGAAAACGACGACGGCGCGGCGGCGAGGGCGCGATCGTAGTACCCGGCGCCGTACCCGAGCCTGTGCCCGGTGGGCGCGACGGCGAGCGCAGGTACGACGATCACGTCGGGGCGAGCGACCTCTTCGGCCTCGGGGCTCGGCTCTCGAAAGCCCTTGCCACGCTCTTCCAGCGCATCGAGATCGTCGACCACGCGAAAGGTCATGACGTTCGTGTCCGGGTCGATGCTCGGGTAGACGAGGGTCTTGCCCGAAGCGCGCAGCGCGGCGTCGAGCGGGCGCAGGTCGACCTCGTTGCGGCCTTCGATTGGGAAAAACAAGGCGATCGTGCGGGCCGCGCCGAGCTCGGGGAGCGCCGAGAGGCGATCGCGGATCTTGTTCGAACGCGCTTCGCACGCCGAGGGTTGGGCCGCTCTCCGCACGCCTCGCATGCGCTTTCGGAGCTCCGCCTTCACCTTCATGGCGATGACGTCGTCAGGGTAGAGAGAGCCCTTCGCGTGCGGCTCGTGGGCGTCCTCGGGCGACCCTCGCTCGTTCATGGCTTCTTCCCCGGCACGTAGTTCGTCACGACGAGCTCGCCCGCCGCGCCGCGCTTCGTCTTGTCGGAGTTGATCGAGCGGCGCGCGGACACCTCTTTGATGACGAGGCCCTCGTAGAGCGCCCGGCTCTCGGCCGTATCGGCGTTCGATAACATGGCGTGAACCTTACGTTTTTTGAGGGCGAACATCAGCGCGACGAGGCGCTCCTGGTCGGCCCTCGGGAAGCCACGGGCCGAGTAGGCGGTGAAGCTCGCCGTCTTCGATGCGGGTACGTACGGAGGGTCGAAGTAGGCGAAGTCTCCGGGCCCGAGGCCCTCGCACGCGGCCTCGAAGTCCCCCACGGTGAGCCGCACCCAGGCGAGGGCACGGCTCGCGCGGCGCAGGCCCTCTTCGTCGAGGATCTTGGGGTTTTCGTACGTCCCGAAGGGGACGTTGTTCTTGCCCTTCGAGTTCTCGCGCCAGAGGCCGTTGAAGCACGTTTTGTTCAGGTAGATGAGCCGCGCCCCGCGGGCGACATCGGTGAGCTCGGCGGTCTCGGAGTCCCGGACCTTGTAGTACTGCTCGCGATCGTACCTGTACTCACCGAGGCGCTCGACGAGACCGTCGACGTCGTCGCGGACGGCCCGGTACGAAGCCACGAGCTCGGCGTTGCGATCGTTCAGGTGCGCGCGGACGAACCTCGGGCGAGGCTCGGATGCGAGCGCGAAGAAGAGCGCGGCGCCCCCGGCGAACGGCTCGACGTACGTGCCGATCGCGCGGGGCATGGCCGAGACGAGCTCCGAGACGAGCTCGCCCTTGCCCCCCGCCCATTTGACGATGGGTCGAGCGACATGCGGAAGCTCGGCGGAGAGGGGGCGCTTTCTCATGGGGGCGTCTCGACGAACGCACGAAGCTCGGCGACCGGACCTTCGCGGACGGCGAACACGTAGCCCGATCCGTCACGCTCCGCATACACCACTTTGCCCTCCGGCGCGGCGATCACCTTGCCGAACCGGTACCGGACGGTCCGCGAGGGCCCGGCGTCGCTCGCGACCGTGACGGCGATCTCGGTCCGCGCGGGATCACGCTCGCCATCTCCGAGGGGACCACGACGCACGGCGAAGAGCGGGCGAAGGCCCCCGAGCGCGCGTCGAGCGGCCGAGCCCACTCCGCCGTCTCCACCGACCGAGAGCCGTCGAGCGCCGAGCCCCGTCGTGACCTCGAGCGTCTCGACGCGGTCCTCGTCGACCGCGAACCCTTCGCGCGAGACGAGGGGACGCACGACGAGGCGCGCGAGCTCCCGAGGGACGACGAGCACCGCGCCCTCGCCACGAAACGCCCCGTAGACCGTCTCGGCCTCCGGAGACGACAGCTCGAGCGTGAGCTCACGGGGCCCGGCATCTCCCTCGAACCTCGCGGTGATGGTGCACGCGGACGCGGGCGGCACGAGGCCGTCACGGCGATCCGAGACCCAAACGTCGGCGCGCGCCCCTTGGACCGTGGTCATCGCTTGCGAGGCGAGCGCGACGTCGAGAGGGAACGGAGCCGGGGCCGAGAGCGTGAGACCCCCACGGCGGACGATGTCCTGGACGAGCCCGCCACACGCGAGGCGCAGCCCCTCGAGCGCGCGATCCCGGGGGAAGAGGGCGAGCGGCCGATCGAGCGCATCCGGAGGCGAGACGAACCTCTCCGCGCCGGCCGGGAGGACGAGCCCCTTCCCGTCGGTCCGCACGGCGACCACCGAGCCCGAGGTGTCGCGCACGAACCGAACCTCCTCGGTCACCTTTCCGTACACGATGCGAACCTTCGAGATCTCCTCGCCTTTCACGCCATCGACGGCGACACCGCCGAGCTCGAGGAGGCGCCCGAGGAAGGCCCGCAACCCGTCCGAAGCGTCTCCCTCGAGATCACGCTCACGCGGCGCACGCACGCGAAAGCCCGAGCCCTTCCGGGCCACGTCGAACGGAGCGCTTCCGGGCCTCTCGATGCGCACCTCCTCGAGCTCGTCGATCCGCACGAAGAACA
The DNA window shown above is from Myxococcales bacterium and carries:
- a CDS encoding DUF4340 domain-containing protein — its product is MRQNLAPVVLVLVALVLGVLVYRDRVAPSDAERALRKDSLFPAWRRDRVTAVTLRGPGGEVRLDRAPATHTWTIHGSTEAPDAAKADVLFAELEAAVALRSVDKDATMGLASPRVTGEIVMGDAVYVFALGGPAPKPEGAAYLEVVGVGTFVVEKRLATALLADVSEYRDKRLVPKALASPERAHVVPASGDAFDLVRSGRVRHTLGDSGPYASRAEVTAFQTALADLSVTKSLSATEASARASSGAPFLTLRADTAEATFVVAGPCPGAPEDVVVARRGEPPMAGCVPAGVVATLRRPRGTYADGRVFFVRIDELEEVRIERPGSAPFDVARKGSGFRVRAPRERDLEGDASDGLRAFLGRLLELGGVAVDGVKGEEISKVRIVYGKVTEEVRFVRDTSGSVVAVRTDGKGLVLPAGAERFVSPPDALDRPLALFPRDRALEGLRLACGGLVQDIVRRGGLTLSAPAPFPLDVALASQAMTTVQGARADVWVSDRRDGLVPPASACTITARFEGDAGPRELTLELSSPEAETVYGAFRGEGAVLVVPRELARLVVRPLVSREGFAVDEDRVETLEVTTGLGARRLSVGGDGGVGSAARRALGGLRPLFAVRRGPLGDGERDPARTEIAVTVASDAGPSRTVRYRFGKVIAAPEGKVVYAERDGSGYVFAVREGPVAELRAFVETPP
- a CDS encoding methyltransferase; amino-acid sequence: MSFDPSSRARLTPGSLARFDGASLFHKVARVMCDLSVLPRKELYEAWEVARRTRRHFRGGRVLDLACGHGLLGGLMLLLDATSERAVCVDRALPKSAEKVRDALVREWPRLEGRIELVRGDVAGVDVHAGDVLVSAHACGALTDVVLSQAIAARARVAVLPCCHDVSLSDGGGLGGWLDAALAIDVTRAARLRQEGYDVRSQLIPAEITPKNRLLLGEPRAGEWSARSPRV
- the map gene encoding type I methionyl aminopeptidase → MATAEILSPREIRKMHDAGRAAATTLARVLAELGPGTSTQAIDRLVREDTAARGGRPSQLGYHGFPAAVCTSRNQVVCHGIPRKNEVLQDGDIVNVDVTTELFGFHGDTSATAFVGTPSPEARHVVDAARACLRAGLSVVREGARLGDVGAAIEEVARRLGCSVVRDFGGHGIGRKMHMEPHVSHVGTRGTGLRLRAGMAFTIEPMVNLGTERVRVLDDGWTVVTLDGSLSAQFEHTLIVTREGYELTTLLPEAHRAGDGSSA
- a CDS encoding TetR/AcrR family transcriptional regulator, coding for MKKSDDTRLALLRAAEKLILRDGVAAVSLREIALEAGQRNHSAVLYHFGDKRGMLDAILERHSIPIQTGWLATLKHVEAWGPLDLSKLVSLLVRPIVDKVEDVDGGRAYLAVCAELVSSPAYPLSTMASSRGEGAVAIRERMRQHIPSDVPAALVELRMNRVNAIIYTGVTDYIRLGKTQGGLHAEAVVDDIVASVVAVITTRPIERSHGPIEGEESTVRTKAAPKSVPAPAKKKAAKA
- a CDS encoding LysR family transcriptional regulator, producing the protein MSFSQIEGFLAVAEAGSVTSASRRLHISQPPLTRKIRELEAELGVTLFERGPRGVRLSAAGARFVPYARSIVAAALDGARAARGEPLAEG
- a CDS encoding 5-formyltetrahydrofolate cyclo-ligase, which translates into the protein MNERGSPEDAHEPHAKGSLYPDDVIAMKVKAELRKRMRGVRRAAQPSACEARSNKIRDRLSALPELGAARTIALFFPIEGRNEVDLRPLDAALRASGKTLVYPSIDPDTNVMTFRVVDDLDALEERGKGFREPSPEAEEVARPDVIVVPALAVAPTGHRLGYGAGYYDRALAAAPSSFSVVVAFDYQLLVEVPTLSHDVAVKLVVTDARVLAPEAPVT
- a CDS encoding DNA adenine methylase codes for the protein MRKRPLSAELPHVARPIVKWAGGKGELVSELVSAMPRAIGTYVEPFAGGAALFFALASEPRPRFVRAHLNDRNAELVASYRAVRDDVDGLVERLGEYRYDREQYYKVRDSETAELTDVARGARLIYLNKTCFNGLWRENSKGKNNVPFGTYENPKILDEEGLRRASRALAWVRLTVGDFEAACEGLGPGDFAYFDPPYVPASKTASFTAYSARGFPRADQERLVALMFALKKRKVHAMLSNADTAESRALYEGLVIKEVSARRSINSDKTKRGAAGELVVTNYVPGKKP